From Streptomyces durmitorensis, a single genomic window includes:
- a CDS encoding response regulator transcription factor produces MTAALRTESGGGSRGTVGTADPSVTACLVWVAGTLVRIAGDVGDLRSAGALVGEAAAVLALVPEQSRRPVSVPPPPRPLTSCQLVVLCRLQQEVPLREIAEDLYVSVNTVKSHVRAVYRKLGVASRAEAVQRARVLGLVQGGKPEPT; encoded by the coding sequence ATGACCGCAGCGTTGCGCACGGAGTCTGGAGGTGGCTCGAGGGGGACGGTGGGCACGGCCGATCCGAGCGTGACGGCCTGTCTGGTGTGGGTCGCCGGCACCCTCGTACGTATCGCGGGGGACGTAGGTGATCTCCGCAGCGCGGGTGCGCTGGTGGGCGAGGCAGCGGCTGTCCTGGCCCTGGTGCCCGAGCAGTCGCGGCGGCCCGTGTCCGTACCACCGCCTCCGAGGCCGTTGACGAGCTGTCAGCTGGTGGTGCTGTGCCGGTTGCAGCAGGAGGTGCCGCTGCGGGAGATCGCCGAGGACCTGTACGTCTCGGTGAACACCGTCAAGAGTCATGTCCGCGCCGTCTACCGGAAGCTGGGCGTGGCCTCCCGGGCCGAAGCCGTGCAGCGTGCCCGCGTGCTGGGGCTCGTGCAGGGCGGAAAGCCAGAGCCAACTTGA
- a CDS encoding LuxR family transcriptional regulator, with protein sequence MAESSRPARDTGPNQASVGTAPSLPPWLVPRPRLTGRLVRGVLGPLTVIVGPVGAGKTALALEWAHTRRLPGPLAWVSCDGRAEQSSVFWPRVIGALREAGVDVAEPVTSEAEPLLVAALAADLNRRGEPVVLVLDDFQPTPGSPIAEGVSSLLRHLPGVLRLVVLARRDPPLHLHRGRLTSEVTELRTGDLAFDDRETAALLAQHGIDVPKQTVTTLRRRTDGWAAGLRLAAMSMEKRSDPERFVTQFAGDDEAVASYLVEEVLDQQPDGMRRLLLTTSVLDRVNAELAVELSGEDAGRHFASLVRENSFLQPVGQGWYRCHQMFADVLRMCLRHEKPGLVAQLHRRAAAWLGEHGLLADAVRHLLAAGDWGTAGRLIVDRLAIGQVLGLTRLRLPNELTRRLPEQLPAEHPEPALLAAAVARVRDDDQACMRYLVLSDRLLAELTADEDRMARCRLARAVIRMDQLRSRSPQEARAAAADAESALSRLPHAVLAQRPEILALTLAIRGSGELRTGGLKPAEASLTGGLKAAGAAGNGALRRDCLIELALLEALRGRFRAADELAAQATQPPLPAWTVAERSQACLHLVRAWVELARAEPGRARHELTGAKAVLGGLPDDFLAEIASLVAGLATVVEQGGSAPAPIAEVVAASRLPRTVLRALVPACVSLLDSARHRSPAAAPQHTAARPALTVVSAPAAPAERLSARERDVLNRLAQMMTTEEIAEELYLSVNTVKTHLKSVYRKLAVTRRSAAVRRARELQLL encoded by the coding sequence ATGGCCGAGTCCTCACGCCCCGCACGGGACACCGGCCCGAACCAGGCCTCCGTCGGCACGGCACCCTCGCTGCCCCCTTGGCTGGTGCCCAGACCCCGTCTGACGGGCCGTCTTGTGCGGGGCGTCCTCGGACCGCTGACGGTGATCGTGGGGCCCGTGGGCGCCGGCAAGACCGCTCTCGCCCTGGAGTGGGCGCACACCCGGCGTCTGCCGGGCCCGCTCGCCTGGGTCAGCTGCGACGGCCGGGCCGAGCAGTCCAGCGTCTTCTGGCCGCGCGTGATCGGCGCGCTGCGCGAGGCCGGCGTGGACGTGGCCGAACCCGTCACCTCGGAGGCGGAACCGCTGCTCGTGGCGGCGCTCGCCGCCGATCTCAACCGACGCGGTGAGCCGGTGGTGCTGGTCCTTGACGACTTCCAGCCCACGCCCGGCTCCCCCATCGCGGAAGGGGTCAGCAGCCTCCTGCGGCATCTGCCGGGGGTGCTGCGCCTGGTGGTGCTCGCCCGCCGTGACCCTCCCCTGCATCTGCACCGGGGCCGGCTCACCAGCGAGGTCACCGAGCTGCGCACCGGCGACCTGGCCTTCGACGACCGGGAGACGGCGGCGCTCCTCGCCCAGCACGGGATCGACGTGCCGAAACAGACGGTGACCACGCTCCGACGGCGCACGGACGGCTGGGCGGCGGGGCTGCGTCTTGCCGCGATGTCCATGGAGAAGCGATCCGATCCCGAGCGGTTCGTCACGCAGTTCGCCGGCGACGACGAGGCCGTCGCCAGCTACCTCGTCGAAGAGGTGCTCGATCAGCAGCCCGACGGCATGCGCCGACTGCTGCTCACGACGAGCGTGCTGGATCGCGTGAACGCCGAACTGGCCGTCGAGCTCTCCGGCGAGGACGCGGGCCGGCACTTCGCCTCCCTCGTCCGCGAGAACTCCTTCCTGCAACCCGTCGGCCAGGGCTGGTACCGCTGCCACCAGATGTTCGCCGACGTACTGCGGATGTGCCTGCGCCACGAGAAGCCCGGCCTCGTCGCCCAGTTGCACCGCCGCGCCGCGGCCTGGCTCGGCGAGCACGGTCTGCTGGCCGACGCCGTGCGGCACTTGCTCGCCGCGGGCGACTGGGGCACGGCGGGACGGCTGATCGTGGACCGCCTCGCGATCGGCCAGGTGCTCGGCCTGACCAGGCTGCGGCTGCCGAACGAGCTGACCCGTCGGCTGCCCGAGCAGCTGCCGGCGGAGCACCCCGAACCGGCGCTGCTCGCCGCGGCGGTCGCCCGGGTCCGCGACGACGACCAGGCGTGCATGCGCTACCTCGTCCTCTCCGACCGGCTCCTCGCGGAACTGACGGCGGACGAGGACCGCATGGCCCGGTGCCGCCTGGCCCGCGCCGTCATCCGCATGGACCAGCTGCGCTCCCGGAGCCCCCAGGAGGCGCGCGCCGCCGCGGCCGACGCGGAGTCGGCCCTCTCACGCCTGCCGCACGCGGTGCTCGCGCAGCGCCCCGAGATCCTCGCCCTCACTCTGGCCATCCGCGGCAGCGGCGAGTTACGGACCGGCGGCCTCAAGCCGGCGGAGGCCTCCCTGACCGGAGGGCTCAAGGCCGCGGGCGCCGCCGGGAACGGCGCACTGCGCCGGGACTGCCTCATCGAACTCGCGCTCCTCGAGGCGCTGCGCGGCCGCTTCCGGGCCGCCGACGAGCTCGCCGCCCAGGCCACCCAGCCACCCCTGCCCGCCTGGACCGTGGCGGAGCGCTCGCAGGCGTGCCTGCATCTCGTACGCGCCTGGGTCGAACTGGCACGCGCCGAACCAGGCCGCGCCCGGCACGAACTCACCGGCGCCAAGGCCGTGTTGGGCGGATTGCCCGACGACTTCCTCGCCGAGATCGCTTCCCTGGTGGCGGGGCTCGCCACGGTGGTGGAGCAGGGCGGTTCCGCGCCCGCTCCGATCGCCGAGGTGGTGGCCGCGTCCCGGCTGCCCCGCACTGTGCTGCGGGCCCTGGTGCCCGCCTGTGTCTCCCTGCTCGACTCCGCCCGTCACAGGTCGCCCGCCGCCGCGCCGCAGCACACGGCCGCCCGGCCGGCCCTCACCGTCGTGTCCGCCCCGGCGGCCCCCGCCGAGCGGCTCAGCGCGCGGGAGCGCGACGTCCTGAACCGGCTGGCGCAGATGATGACCACCGAGGAGATCGCCGAAGAGCTGTACCTCTCGGTGAACACGGTGAAGACGCACCTCAAGAGCGTCTACCGCAAGCTCGCCGTGACCCGGCGCTCGGCCGCGGTCCGGCGGGCCCGCGAACTCCAGCTCCTGTGA
- a CDS encoding DUF7144 family membrane protein, translating to MADQISPDQTRSGAPEPQPHVSPVAVGGVVFAVCVLGIIGSFHAIAGLTAILDDNFYQAQNDYPFDFDVNVRGWVQMLTGVLVLAAALNIFSGRTWARAVGIAVAGFSALENFFFTPYYPVWSAIIIALDILVIWSLTMYGHRQAHKVYGAPV from the coding sequence ATGGCAGATCAGATCTCGCCGGACCAGACGCGTTCCGGCGCGCCCGAACCGCAGCCCCACGTCAGTCCGGTCGCCGTCGGAGGAGTCGTCTTCGCCGTATGCGTCCTGGGCATCATCGGGTCGTTCCACGCGATCGCGGGACTCACCGCGATCCTGGACGACAACTTCTACCAAGCGCAGAACGACTACCCGTTCGACTTCGACGTCAACGTCCGCGGCTGGGTCCAGATGCTCACCGGCGTCCTGGTCCTCGCGGCGGCGCTCAACATCTTCAGCGGCCGTACGTGGGCCCGCGCGGTCGGGATCGCCGTCGCGGGGTTCAGCGCGTTGGAGAACTTCTTCTTCACCCCGTACTACCCGGTGTGGTCGGCCATCATCATCGCCCTGGACATCCTCGTGATCTGGTCGCTGACCATGTACGGGCACCGTCAGGCCCACAAGGTCTACGGGGCTCCGGTGTAG
- a CDS encoding diacylglycerol/lipid kinase family protein: MEPTMRGQRWLARASLASAAAAVLVLGVFAGLKTFALLGVGLAGLAITAAAVWWILSRRGLPRILAALLALITPIWVLVEFTQARLTWVVLASGGLWLLAAGTGRAALARHAAPDQMPEQPASTFVHPVLIMNPRSGGGKVRRFALDERAGALGAEVVLLEGPGETDVAALARKCAAEGADLLGVAGGDGTQALVAEVAAALDLPFLVIPAGTRNHFALDLGLDREDPSKALDALRDGVELRVDLGRAGGRPFVNNVSFGAYAEVVQSPAYRDGKTRTTLGLLPDLLVGHRGARLTARAGEHDFTDPQALLVSNNPYGTNDIAGLGRRTRLDGGTLGCVGVHVTSAAQAAGLLRGAQSAGLTRATAASVVVDADQEEIPVGIDGEAVRLRVPVHCEVRPGVLRVVVPRLRPGTYRERPRLDWRLISRLGLTSRH, encoded by the coding sequence ATGGAACCGACGATGCGAGGACAGCGATGGCTGGCCCGTGCGTCCCTGGCATCCGCCGCTGCCGCGGTGCTGGTGCTCGGAGTGTTCGCGGGATTGAAGACCTTCGCGCTGCTCGGCGTGGGGCTCGCGGGCCTGGCGATCACGGCCGCCGCGGTGTGGTGGATCCTCAGCAGGCGTGGCCTGCCGCGGATCCTCGCGGCGCTGCTTGCGCTCATCACGCCGATCTGGGTGCTTGTGGAGTTCACCCAGGCCCGGCTCACCTGGGTGGTCCTGGCCTCCGGCGGTCTGTGGCTCCTGGCGGCGGGCACGGGCCGGGCGGCCCTCGCCCGGCACGCTGCCCCGGACCAGATGCCCGAGCAGCCGGCCTCGACGTTCGTACACCCGGTCCTGATCATGAATCCGCGTTCCGGCGGCGGCAAGGTGCGGCGGTTCGCCCTGGACGAGCGGGCCGGTGCCCTGGGCGCCGAAGTGGTGCTCCTCGAAGGGCCCGGCGAGACCGATGTGGCGGCCCTCGCCCGCAAGTGCGCGGCCGAGGGCGCCGATCTGCTCGGCGTCGCCGGCGGTGACGGCACCCAGGCGCTGGTCGCCGAGGTCGCCGCCGCCCTCGACCTGCCCTTCCTGGTGATCCCGGCGGGCACCCGCAACCACTTCGCCCTCGATCTGGGCCTGGACCGCGAGGACCCGTCGAAGGCCCTTGACGCGTTGCGCGACGGGGTGGAACTGCGGGTGGATCTCGGCCGGGCCGGCGGGCGGCCCTTCGTCAACAACGTGTCGTTCGGCGCGTACGCCGAAGTGGTGCAGAGCCCGGCCTACCGGGACGGCAAGACCCGCACCACCCTGGGGCTCCTGCCCGATCTCCTCGTGGGCCACCGGGGTGCGCGGCTGACGGCACGCGCCGGGGAGCACGACTTCACGGATCCGCAGGCCCTGCTCGTGAGCAACAACCCCTACGGCACGAACGACATCGCGGGCCTCGGCCGCCGCACACGCCTGGACGGCGGGACCCTTGGCTGCGTCGGTGTCCACGTCACGAGTGCCGCACAGGCCGCGGGGCTGCTGCGCGGAGCGCAGTCCGCCGGGCTGACCCGGGCGACCGCGGCCTCCGTGGTCGTCGACGCCGACCAGGAGGAGATCCCGGTCGGCATCGACGGCGAGGCGGTGCGTCTGCGCGTCCCCGTGCACTGCGAGGTGCGGCCCGGGGTGCTGCGGGTGGTCGTGCCCCGGCTGCGGCCGGGGACCTACCGGGAGCGGCCGAGGCTCGACTGGCGTCTGATCAGCAGGCTCGGGCTGACCTCCCGGCACTGA
- a CDS encoding DUF1269 domain-containing protein, with product MADLVVLGFSDKEKAEGVLRLAKELHRQELLDLEDAALAWRTMDGKLHVRQTFSTTSTGAASGALWGSLFGLLFLMPVFGAAVGAATGAVAGKLTDIGINDAFVKETASALEPGRAAVFALVRRSTPDRVRDAVRPFNPTVIRTSLTKDREEELVKALQEK from the coding sequence GCGGAAGGGGTTCTGCGGCTCGCCAAGGAACTGCACCGCCAGGAACTGCTCGACCTGGAGGACGCGGCACTCGCCTGGCGGACCATGGACGGCAAGCTCCATGTGCGTCAGACGTTCAGCACCACGTCCACCGGCGCGGCCAGCGGCGCCCTGTGGGGCTCGCTGTTCGGGCTGCTCTTCCTGATGCCGGTGTTCGGTGCCGCGGTGGGAGCCGCCACCGGAGCCGTCGCCGGAAAGCTCACCGACATCGGCATCAACGACGCCTTCGTCAAGGAGACCGCGAGCGCCCTCGAACCGGGCCGCGCCGCCGTCTTCGCCCTCGTCCGGCGTTCGACACCCGACCGCGTACGTGACGCGGTGCGTCCCTTCAACCCCACCGTGATCCGTACGTCGCTCACCAAGGACCGGGAGGAGGAACTGGTCAAGGCCCTTCAGGAGAAGTGA